The DNA window TTAAGTCAGTTGAAGCGTTGATTCATTTAATCTCTTCATCTTTCgttcattttatttctattttaagtgTATACTGTGATCAATCCAATAGCATATACTCTGTACGAAAATTTTGTTATGCGGAGCAGTTTTTATTGAACTCTAATTtcacaaagaaaatattttttaatttggtatTTTTGGGAACGACCTATTAAACCATTCGAATTCATATTCTCCCCCAACAGACATTGCATTCATTATGAATAAGACATGTGAATTTGTGTCTTCTCCTTTGGAATCACATTGGTATGTTTTCAAAAAATCTTGAGACACATTAGTGGAACCTTGGCACATGGCCTGCTTCTATCTCCTTCTCCTTTGACACACAAGTTTTCCTTAAAAACCTATAATGACTCTGATTGGACAAGCGATCCAAAAGATCGCAAGGCAAGTTTTCAATCTTGCATTTACTTTAATCCTAAACTAGTTTCATGGAGTTCCAAAAAGAAGCCCCTTGTGGGTAAGTCTTGCATGGAGGTTGAATATCGAGTCTTGTCAAACGTCACTTTTGAACTTCTATGATTAGAGTCTTTACGTATTAAACCTACCATTCGTTTCTTACCTAGAACACTCTTATGTGACAGCTTGAATGTTATACTTCTTTCTCGTAATCCAATTCTTCACGTGCACACAAAACACATTAAAATTGATATACACTTTATGAGGAAAAGAGTTATAGCTAAAGATGTTGATCTAACATGTTTCAAGCACTACTCAAATTGCAAATACTCTTACAAAACCTCTTGAATTTGCAACATATACTGATCTTCATACCAAGCTCAAAGTAGCAACTTTCATCCTTCCTTGAATTCGGATTCATAAAATGATACGACCCCTTTATTGTTATCCTAAGGACGATTATACAACTTGGCCACTTGCTTTCCACGACTCTTATTCTAATTGTTCTCCCACTATTTATGAAAATCTTTCACTCCCCAAGACACCGCAGCTAAAATCTATTGACCCCTATTTTCCAAATCTCAGATATTCTTCGCACCTGTttgtacaaaaataaaaatagaagccACAATGTTGTTCATAGTTTGAGTCATTATTCATATGGTGATTGGTATAGTCCACCAGTAGTAGCCGAATCAAGTCTTGGAGGCATTATTTTTTTACAAAGCCAACACCAATTTGAAATTTCATCACCAACTAAAAAGAACTTCAATAAAGCCAAATTCCAACTACTCACAACTACACACAACAAAATAAGTAAGCATAGATAATCACCTATTTCATCTCTTGGAGAAAGTTATGGTTTAAAAAGAATATTGAAATTATAGAATAAAGCAAAGTTAACATAAAATCAAATACATTTAACCATAGAACACCTATTTCAAATGAATGATTTTAATTCGCGCTCTTTCTGATGCTCGTTCCATCCATAACAAGTCTTGTGAAAGGCTCAACAACATAGGTGCATCTGATGCTTCGAAACCAAAACCAATGTCAAAAGTAAGAGTCTTTAACGACGGGGAGTTTGCAAGTATGAATCGTATCAAACTCATTTCATGTTTAAAGCTGGTTCCAACTTTGATCTTCACCGTCTTAAGTTGACTAAAGCAACAACCATTACATTCTAACTCCTCTGCTTGGTCAGGCTCTTCATTATAGTAGTAACAACTCTAAATTATTAAaggaaaaagtcaaaaaaatgaaaaaaaaaaaaaaaaaaaaaaaaaaaaaaaaaaaaatacacaagcTAAGAAAGCATAGGGAATTCATATATATTCACCTGTAGAACAAGTTCCACAAGGTTAGAAGCACTTTTGAGTACTCTAACAAGATACAAAAGTTCTtctcttttatttaaattcatGTCAAAGATATCCAGAAACCTTAAGTTTTTCAGCTGTGTTGGAGGAATGATATCTGCATACGGCATCTGTGCATACATACAGATGACAAAGCTATGAATATATGAAAATAAATGCCaaaatttttaatgaaaatatgagAACATTGGACTAACCTTGTAACCTAATCCGAGAGTAAGCCTCTGAACTTTTGGAAAAGAATTTATTAAACAAGATTCGTTTTCCCGAAAAACTAAAAgtgtaaaatcaattatatttgtTGTTTTCTCCAAACAAATTGATTTGACAGCATTGTGAGAGTCAATGTTTAAGACCTTGAGAGCAGGCGCGGAGAAACTAAAACATTCACAGCCAGAGTAATTTAAAATGCAAAGCTTCTCAAGTAGCGGGCAACCCGAAACAAGACTATGAAGTGCATCGAACTCGAATGTAATAGATTCTAAGTGAAGGTGCAGCAAACTTTTAAAGCCGATGAAATTAAGCCGAATTGTCAAGTTAAATCCGCTCAATTTTAAGTAAGTCAGCTCCTGACAAGAGAAGAGATGATATGGAATTCGATTGAGAATAGGCTTAACCCCATGGTTCACAATGTCCACAAGATCCATGGAATTAACGTGGTTCACAAGCTCAATGTATTTAACATGGTTCCTCGACAAAACCAGAATCCATTTATTGAGGTGTTCATATACGATCTTGAAGTTGGAGGGGAGTTCAAGAATAAATGTATTTATCGGCGCATTGTGGAGGAGAAGAACTTCTGTGATGATTCTAGAAGCCATATGACCAGGGTTATCGAGATCCTTGCATCTACCAACAAAGTCTCCTAGAAACTCAAGTAGTGGGACTGAAATCCACGCATACCTCCACTTTCTGGACAAAATACTGGTCCTAACTAAGTCTCGGACATTCAAGCGTTCGAGGATGCAATCAATTGCATTATCAGGTAATTCACTAATTCTATCAATGTCGTCACCATAATTGGCATTCTTGGGTTGAGTCATAACTGAActacaaattcaaaaaaaacagtaaatattatgaaaaataaaaaataaagtgcaTTAAGTAAGTActggtatatatatatacagttgaGATGATAGTAAGACGACGGCTGAATGGACGCAAAACTAAAAGTCAAGGGTATGAATAACCCTATGAAtgaactaatattaaaaaaatttagggGTTCTAAGCGCTATTAAACACCTGAATTTTATGCGAAATAGTTGCGTAATTATCTTATTAACAAAACTATGAATATTTTTCTGACTTTACTTCCTTATTTACATTTCATGGAATAAGTCAAATATCTTATaccaaatatttgttttttttgttattgtagCCGCAATATGCGTCATTTACTCcctctattttttaaaattataattctttttttttaaaagaacttTACAtcaaaatatatgtttttttatttataagtgagaaaagaaaaagaaaagcaagCCAAATTAtctagaaaataaaatcaaactagCATTTGCTAGTAAGAGAGTGGTGATTTTAACAGAAGGTTTGCCAAAAGACTAGTTTGTCCTATCATTACCAACTCTATTTTGTTAGATAGTTGGTAAATGCATTCTCTTCTCTAAAAGTATGAAATATTTGAACTTATTATTCTCTAGAGAGAAACTCTTTAATGTTGTGAAGAATTGCAACATAGTGATGTAAGGCATTAACAGACTTTGAGATAAGCTTGATAATAGAGTTGGAGTCAGAATAACACATCAAGTCTTGATGCCAAATTCACATACCATTATATAGCGCCATCAACTCAACGTGAAGGATATTAAAATAACCAATATTACCTGCAAAATCGTGAACCCAAGCACCATCAGCATTTTGAATCAATCCACCAAAACCCGAGACACAAGATTATCAAGGCTACTGC is part of the Vicia villosa cultivar HV-30 ecotype Madison, WI linkage group LG2, Vvil1.0, whole genome shotgun sequence genome and encodes:
- the LOC131648770 gene encoding F-box/FBD/LRR-repeat protein At1g13570-like produces the protein MALSFWLLVGGCGALGIKSFANEVISSYTLKLITLNYANLLAKCFLKHNMSHSTKTIMSNAHKSNIGYFNILHVELMALYNVMTQPKNANYGDDIDRISELPDNAIDCILERLNVRDLVRTSILSRKWRYAWISVPLLEFLGDFVGRCKDLDNPGHMASRIITEVLLLHNAPINTFILELPSNFKIVYEHLNKWILVLSRNHVKYIELVNHVNSMDLVDIVNHGVKPILNRIPYHLFSCQELTYLKLSGFNLTIRLNFIGFKSLLHLHLESITFEFDALHSLVSGCPLLEKLCILNYSGCECFSFSAPALKVLNIDSHNAVKSICLEKTTNIIDFTLLVFRENESCLINSFPKVQRLTLGLGYKMPYADIIPPTQLKNLRFLDIFDMNLNKREELLYLVRVLKSASNLVELVLQSCYYYNEEPDQAEELECNGCCFSQLKTVKIKVGTSFKHEMSLIRFILANSPSLKTLTFDIVVSSWNLALLKFFLVGDEISNWCWLCKKIMPPRLDSATTGGLYQSPYE